In Arvicanthis niloticus isolate mArvNil1 chromosome 10, mArvNil1.pat.X, whole genome shotgun sequence, a single genomic region encodes these proteins:
- the Rd3 gene encoding protein RD3 — protein sequence MSLIPWLRWNDTSPRLSARSPAETVLETLMMELAGQLREVERQQRERRSAVRKICTGVDYSWLASTPRPTYDISPGERLQLEDVCAKIHPSYCGPAILRFRQLLAEREPEVQEVARLFRSVLQEALEKMKQEEEAHRLTRQWSLRPRGSLSSFKTRARIAPFASDIRTISEDVERDAPPPQRTWSMPEFRAPQAD from the exons ATGTCCCTCATCCCGTGGCTCCGGTGGAATGACACCTCTCCCCGGCTCTCGGCCCGGAGCCCAGCTGAGACGGTGCTGGAGACACTAATGATGGAGCTGGCTGGGCAGCTGAGAGAGGTGGAGCGGCAACAGAGGGAGCGTCGCAGTGCCGTCAGGAAGATCTGCACCGGTGTGGACTacagctggctggccagcacgCCCAGGCCCACCTATGACATCAGCCCTGGTGAGCGGCTGCAGCTGGAGGATGTGTGTGCCAAGATCCACCCATCCTACTGTGGGCCTGCCATCCTCAG GTTCCGACAGCTGCTGGCTGAGCGAGAGCCCGAGGTGCAGGAGGTGGCGCGGCTATTCCGCTCCGTGTTGCAGGAGGCCCTGGAGAagatgaagcaggaggaggaggcccATAGGCTGACACGTCAGTGGAGCTTGAGGCCCCGCGGCAGCCTGTCATCCTTCAAGACCCGTGCTCGCATCGCGCCCTTTGCCAGTGACATCCGGACCATTTCGGAGGACGTGGAGCGTGATGCACCACCCCCGCAGCGGACCTGGAGCATGCCGGAGTTCAGGGCACCCCAGGCCGACTGA